In the Sinorhizobium arboris LMG 14919 genome, one interval contains:
- a CDS encoding penicillin-binding protein 1A: MIRLIGYFFGIGAFLLLGAAAAVAIYLGAITKDLPDYEVLANYAPPVTTRFHAGNGALMAEYARERRLYLPIQAIPDRVKAAFISAEDKNFYQHPGIDVTGLARAIAVNLQNFGSGRRPVGASTITQQVAKNFLLSSDQTLDRKIKEAILSFRIEQAYSKDRILELYLNEIFFGLNSYGIAGAALTYFDKSVTELTIAETAYLAALPKGPANYHPFRKVDAAIERRNWVIDRMVENGYVTKADGEEAKKQPLGVTPRRGGAHLFASDFFAEEVRRQIIQKYGDKALYEGGLSVRTSLDPRLQVAARKALQDGLLNYDERRGFHGPVKTIEIGGDWGEPLSKIPALSDVPEWKLAVVLSVNEEGAEIGIQPDKEASGKIVPERVTGHIAAENMQWAYRSAGGKRKTAKSPEGVFGPGDVVYVEALEKAGEYRLRQPPKVQGGLVAMDPHTGRVLAMVGGFSYGQSEFNRATQAMRQPGSAFKPFVYAAALDNGYTPASVILDAPIEIVAGGQVWRPENYGGGSAGPSTLRLGIEKSRNLMTVRLANDLGMNIVAEYAERFGIYDKMAPLLAMSLGSGETTVLRLVSAYAVIANGGKQIKPSLIDRIQDRYGKTIFRHEDRACENCNAGDWAEQQEPELIDNREQVLDPMTSYQITSMMEGVVVRGTAAGKIKLDRPVAGKTGTTNDEKDAWFVGYTPDLVAGLYLGFDDPAPLGRGSTGGGLSAPIFNAFMQKAVEGTRPGKFVVPEGMSLIPVNRKTGMAAVEGEPDTIIEAFKPGTGPADTFSVIGDLDEYAPPEEILRTSPQANQAVTSGSNGLF; the protein is encoded by the coding sequence ATGATCAGACTGATTGGATATTTTTTCGGCATTGGTGCGTTTCTGCTGCTTGGCGCAGCCGCGGCCGTAGCGATCTATCTTGGTGCCATCACGAAGGACCTGCCCGATTACGAGGTGCTGGCCAATTATGCTCCGCCGGTGACGACGCGCTTCCACGCCGGCAACGGCGCGCTGATGGCCGAATATGCGCGCGAGCGCCGGCTGTATCTGCCCATCCAGGCAATACCCGACCGCGTCAAGGCGGCATTCATCTCGGCGGAAGACAAGAACTTCTACCAGCATCCCGGTATTGACGTGACGGGACTCGCGCGCGCCATCGCCGTCAACCTGCAGAATTTCGGCTCCGGGCGGCGCCCCGTCGGGGCGTCGACGATCACCCAGCAGGTCGCGAAGAACTTTCTGCTCAGCTCCGACCAGACGCTCGACCGCAAGATCAAGGAGGCGATCCTCTCCTTCCGCATCGAACAGGCCTACAGCAAGGACCGCATTCTCGAGCTTTATCTCAACGAGATTTTCTTCGGGCTGAATTCCTACGGCATCGCCGGGGCGGCGCTGACCTATTTCGACAAGTCGGTGACGGAACTGACAATCGCCGAGACCGCCTATCTTGCGGCTCTGCCCAAGGGGCCGGCCAATTACCATCCGTTCCGCAAGGTCGACGCCGCGATCGAGCGCCGCAACTGGGTGATCGATCGCATGGTCGAAAACGGCTATGTCACCAAGGCCGACGGCGAAGAGGCAAAGAAGCAGCCGCTCGGCGTCACGCCGCGCCGCGGCGGCGCGCACCTTTTCGCCTCCGACTTCTTCGCCGAGGAAGTGCGTCGCCAGATCATCCAGAAATATGGCGACAAAGCTCTCTACGAGGGCGGGCTTTCGGTACGCACGTCCCTGGATCCGCGCCTGCAGGTGGCGGCGCGCAAGGCGCTGCAGGACGGTCTTCTGAACTATGACGAGCGTCGGGGCTTCCATGGTCCGGTAAAAACGATCGAGATCGGCGGCGACTGGGGTGAGCCGCTGAGCAAGATCCCGGCGCTCAGCGACGTGCCGGAATGGAAGCTGGCGGTTGTGCTCTCGGTGAACGAAGAGGGCGCCGAAATCGGCATCCAACCGGACAAGGAAGCTTCCGGCAAGATCGTTCCTGAACGGGTGACCGGCCATATCGCCGCGGAGAACATGCAGTGGGCCTATCGCTCCGCCGGCGGAAAGCGCAAGACTGCCAAATCGCCCGAGGGCGTCTTCGGGCCGGGCGACGTCGTCTATGTCGAGGCACTGGAGAAGGCCGGTGAATATCGGCTGCGCCAGCCTCCGAAGGTTCAGGGCGGACTGGTGGCGATGGACCCGCATACCGGCCGCGTGCTGGCGATGGTCGGCGGTTTTTCCTATGGGCAGTCCGAGTTCAACCGCGCGACTCAGGCGATGCGCCAACCCGGCTCCGCCTTCAAACCCTTCGTTTACGCGGCTGCTCTCGACAACGGCTATACGCCGGCATCGGTCATTCTTGATGCGCCCATCGAGATCGTCGCGGGCGGCCAGGTCTGGCGTCCAGAAAACTACGGCGGCGGCTCGGCCGGGCCTTCGACACTCCGTCTCGGCATCGAGAAGTCGCGCAACCTGATGACGGTCCGGCTCGCCAACGACCTGGGCATGAACATCGTCGCCGAGTATGCCGAACGTTTCGGGATCTACGACAAAATGGCGCCGCTTCTCGCGATGTCGCTCGGCTCGGGCGAAACGACCGTGCTGCGGCTCGTTTCCGCCTATGCCGTCATCGCCAACGGCGGCAAGCAGATCAAGCCGTCGCTGATCGACCGGATCCAGGACCGTTACGGCAAGACCATCTTCCGCCACGAGGATCGGGCCTGCGAGAATTGCAACGCCGGCGACTGGGCGGAGCAGCAAGAGCCGGAGCTGATCGACAATCGCGAGCAGGTCCTCGATCCGATGACCTCCTATCAGATCACTTCCATGATGGAAGGCGTGGTCGTACGCGGGACGGCAGCAGGCAAGATCAAGCTCGATCGTCCCGTCGCGGGCAAGACCGGCACCACCAACGACGAGAAGGACGCCTGGTTCGTGGGCTACACTCCCGATCTCGTCGCGGGGCTCTATCTCGGATTCGACGATCCGGCACCGCTCGGCCGCGGGTCGACCGGCGGCGGCCTGTCGGCGCCGATCTTCAACGCCTTTATGCAGAAGGCCGTGGAGGGCACCCGCCCCGGCAAATTCGTGGTTCCGGAAGGCATGAGCCTCATTCCCGTCAACCGTAAGACCGGCATGGCGGCCGTCGAGGGCGAGCCGGACACGATCATCGAAGCCTTCAAGCCGGGCACCGGCCCTGCTGACACCTTCTCGGTCATCGGCGACCTCGACGAATATGCGCCGCCGGAAGAGATATTGAGGACTTCTCCGCAAGCCAATCAGGCCGTAACCTCCGGTTCCAACGGGCTGTTCTGA
- a CDS encoding Rne/Rng family ribonuclease — MAEKMLIDASHSEETRVVVVRGNRIEEFDFESEHKKQIRGNIYLAKVTRVEPSLQAAFVDYGGNRHGFLAFAEIHPDYYQIPLADRQALLKAEAEEARRDDDEPIETVAEQKSASAGDTVAEVVEQAEAAEAAGEAAEAEAAAEKPKAKPKRTRRTKPKASDEAVAPEGGPAEDGEGGKNEMAAMVDTDSISEDIDARRQRDDDDDDDNHDGEKEIIESVGAEDAMEEVADRQIRKPRKQYRIQEVIKRRQILLVQVAKEERGNKGAALTTYLSLAGRYSVLMPNTARGGGISRKITNLQDRKRLKEIARGLDVPQGMGVILRTAGANRTKVEIKRDFEYLMRLWENVRTLTLNSTAPCLVYEEGSLIKRSIRDLYNKDISEIVVSGEEGYKEAKGFMKMLMPSHAKVVQPYRDVHPIFSRSGIEAQLDRMLQPQVTLKSGGYIIINQTEALVSIDVNSGRSTREHSIEDTALQTNLEAAEEVARQLRLRDLAGLIVIDFIDMEEKRNNRAVEKKLKDCLKNDRARIQVGRISHFGLLEMSRQRIRASVLESTMQTCPHCNGTGHIRSQSSVALHVLRGIEEHLLKNTTHNISVRTTPEIALYLLNQKRSSITDYEQRFGVSIIVEADAHVGAQHFAIDRGEPVENPVRIDQILQFEPEPEEEEVFVEEEFDEEEAEEIAAARQDQQKGQSDEQGGRKRKRRRRRRGKGAGHGPDAVSAETADAAEEEAGDEGAVDDAEDESDVTDALNGDSEQKRKRRRRGKRGGRRNRQDELAEAEGETGSAAEGEEEMSDGAEAEVPAAAAAEATPVDVAAAEVEAAPEEPKPAKPRRSRKKATKAEEPAESADEMAEKAVEAQPEVAEAAPEAVEEAVADLEGAKPTRANRDLASIASEPVVTSSKGENEEEPAKPKKGGWWQRRGFF; from the coding sequence ATGGCAGAGAAAATGCTTATCGATGCGTCTCACTCAGAGGAGACGCGCGTCGTTGTCGTACGTGGAAACCGCATAGAAGAGTTCGATTTCGAATCGGAACATAAAAAGCAGATCCGCGGCAATATCTACCTGGCGAAGGTAACCAGAGTGGAGCCGTCGCTCCAGGCGGCCTTCGTCGATTACGGCGGCAATCGCCACGGGTTTCTGGCCTTCGCCGAAATCCATCCCGACTATTACCAGATTCCTCTCGCAGATCGTCAGGCCCTGCTGAAAGCGGAAGCCGAAGAGGCTCGCCGCGACGACGACGAGCCCATCGAGACCGTGGCGGAACAGAAATCCGCTTCGGCTGGAGATACGGTGGCCGAAGTCGTGGAGCAGGCCGAAGCCGCCGAGGCGGCCGGAGAAGCCGCTGAGGCCGAGGCCGCTGCGGAGAAGCCCAAGGCCAAGCCGAAGCGCACCCGCCGCACGAAACCGAAGGCCAGCGATGAAGCCGTGGCTCCTGAAGGCGGACCGGCGGAAGACGGCGAAGGCGGCAAGAACGAAATGGCCGCGATGGTCGATACCGACTCGATCTCCGAGGACATCGACGCGCGCCGCCAGCGTGACGACGACGATGACGACGACAATCACGATGGCGAAAAGGAAATCATCGAATCCGTCGGTGCCGAAGATGCCATGGAAGAGGTGGCGGACCGTCAGATCCGCAAACCGCGCAAGCAATACCGCATCCAGGAAGTGATCAAGCGCCGGCAGATCCTGCTGGTCCAGGTCGCAAAGGAAGAACGCGGCAACAAAGGTGCGGCACTCACGACGTATCTTTCGCTCGCCGGCCGGTACTCCGTGCTCATGCCGAACACGGCGCGCGGCGGCGGTATTTCGCGCAAGATCACCAACCTGCAGGACCGCAAGCGCCTGAAGGAGATCGCTCGCGGACTCGACGTGCCGCAGGGCATGGGCGTGATCCTGCGCACTGCCGGTGCCAATCGCACGAAAGTCGAGATCAAGCGCGACTTCGAATATCTCATGCGCCTGTGGGAAAACGTCCGCACGCTGACGCTGAACTCGACTGCCCCCTGCCTCGTCTATGAGGAAGGCAGCCTGATCAAGCGATCGATCCGCGACCTCTACAACAAGGACATCAGCGAGATCGTCGTTTCGGGCGAGGAAGGCTACAAGGAAGCCAAGGGCTTCATGAAGATGCTGATGCCGAGCCACGCAAAGGTCGTGCAGCCCTATCGCGACGTGCATCCGATCTTCTCGCGCTCCGGGATCGAGGCACAGCTCGATCGCATGCTGCAACCGCAGGTGACGCTGAAGTCGGGCGGCTACATCATCATCAACCAGACCGAAGCGCTGGTTTCCATCGACGTGAACTCCGGTCGTTCGACGCGCGAGCACTCGATCGAGGACACGGCTCTCCAGACGAACCTCGAGGCAGCCGAGGAAGTGGCGCGGCAATTGCGCCTTCGCGATCTTGCCGGCCTCATCGTGATCGACTTCATCGACATGGAAGAGAAGCGGAACAACCGCGCCGTGGAGAAGAAGCTCAAGGATTGCCTGAAGAACGACCGCGCCCGCATCCAGGTCGGCCGCATTTCGCATTTCGGCCTGCTCGAAATGTCCCGGCAGCGCATCCGCGCCTCTGTGCTGGAAAGCACGATGCAGACCTGCCCGCACTGCAACGGCACCGGCCATATCCGCTCGCAATCCTCCGTGGCGCTGCATGTCCTGCGCGGCATCGAGGAACATCTGCTGAAGAACACCACGCACAACATCAGCGTACGGACGACTCCCGAAATCGCGCTTTACCTGCTCAATCAGAAGCGCAGCTCCATCACGGACTACGAGCAGCGCTTCGGTGTCTCCATCATCGTCGAAGCGGACGCCCATGTCGGTGCGCAGCACTTTGCTATCGACCGTGGTGAACCCGTCGAAAATCCGGTGCGGATCGACCAGATTCTGCAGTTCGAGCCGGAGCCGGAAGAAGAAGAGGTCTTTGTCGAAGAAGAGTTCGACGAAGAGGAAGCGGAAGAAATCGCTGCCGCGCGCCAGGACCAACAGAAGGGGCAGTCCGACGAACAGGGCGGCCGCAAGCGCAAGCGCCGTCGCCGTCGCCGCGGCAAGGGTGCGGGCCATGGACCGGACGCGGTCTCCGCTGAGACTGCCGACGCAGCTGAGGAAGAGGCCGGCGACGAAGGCGCCGTCGACGATGCCGAAGATGAAAGCGACGTTACCGATGCTCTGAACGGCGACAGCGAGCAGAAGCGCAAGCGCCGCCGCCGTGGCAAGCGCGGCGGCCGCCGCAATCGCCAGGACGAACTGGCCGAAGCCGAGGGCGAGACCGGCTCCGCGGCAGAAGGCGAAGAAGAGATGAGCGACGGTGCGGAGGCGGAAGTCCCCGCAGCCGCTGCAGCCGAGGCGACGCCGGTAGACGTCGCGGCAGCAGAAGTCGAGGCCGCTCCGGAAGAGCCGAAACCCGCAAAGCCGCGACGCAGCCGCAAGAAGGCAACCAAGGCCGAGGAACCGGCCGAGAGTGCAGACGAAATGGCCGAAAAAGCCGTTGAGGCTCAGCCCGAAGTCGCAGAGGCCGCACCCGAAGCGGTGGAGGAAGCGGTCGCGGACCTGGAAGGCGCAAAGCCAACGCGTGCGAACCGCGATCTGGCTTCAATCGCATCCGAGCCTGTGGTGACGTCGAGCAAGGGCGAGAACGAAGAAGAGCCGGCAAAGCCCAAGAAGGGCGGCTGGTGGCAGCGCCGCGGTTTCTTCTGA
- a CDS encoding NAD kinase, translated as MARKFNSLAFIASPAEEAQKAAEDLRAIYGDHDAGEADVIVALGGDGFMLHTLHKTMNTGKLVYGMNRGSVGFLMNRYSTENLHERIANADENAFHPLEMCTKDVNGDKFTALAINEVYLFRQSYQAAKLKVIVDGKTRLDELTCDGLLLATPAGSTAYNLSAHGPILPLEAPLLALTPVSPFRPRRWRGALLPNHVTVDIEILEADKRPVNAVADHQEVKSVVNVRIAESEKLTARILSDPDHSWSDRILAEQFSN; from the coding sequence ATGGCCCGCAAGTTCAACTCCCTCGCCTTCATCGCATCGCCGGCAGAGGAAGCGCAGAAGGCAGCCGAGGATCTCAGAGCCATTTACGGCGATCATGATGCCGGCGAAGCGGATGTGATCGTAGCGCTCGGCGGCGACGGCTTCATGCTGCACACGCTGCACAAGACGATGAATACCGGCAAGCTCGTCTACGGTATGAATCGCGGCTCGGTCGGGTTCCTGATGAATCGCTACAGCACCGAGAACCTGCATGAGCGCATCGCCAATGCGGACGAAAACGCATTCCATCCGCTCGAGATGTGCACCAAGGACGTCAACGGGGATAAGTTCACCGCGCTTGCGATCAACGAGGTTTATCTCTTCCGCCAGTCCTACCAGGCCGCAAAGCTGAAGGTCATCGTCGACGGCAAGACGCGGCTCGACGAATTGACCTGCGACGGGCTGCTTTTGGCGACGCCTGCGGGCTCCACCGCCTATAACCTCTCTGCGCACGGACCGATCCTGCCGCTGGAAGCGCCGCTTCTGGCACTCACGCCCGTCAGTCCCTTTCGGCCGCGGCGCTGGCGCGGGGCACTGCTGCCGAACCACGTGACCGTGGACATCGAAATCCTCGAGGCCGACAAGCGCCCGGTCAACGCCGTGGCCGACCACCAGGAAGTCAAGTCCGTCGTCAACGTGCGCATCGCTGAATCGGAGAAGCTCACGGCACGCATCCTTTCGGACCCGGACCATTCCTGGTCCGATCGCATCCTGGCCGAGCAGTTCTCCAATTGA
- the prfB gene encoding peptide chain release factor 2 (programmed frameshift), translated as MRSEIENIVDEIKQAISLLRRHLDWDQAVRRLDWLNNKAEDPSLWNDAAEAQKLMRERQQLDDGINGLRRFEQQLNDNIELIELGEEEGDSAIVAEAEEALRQLRGEAAKKQVEAMLSGEADQNDTYLEVHSGAGGTESQDWANMLLRMYTRWAERQGYKVELMEIQDGEEAGIKSATLLVKGHNAYGWLKTESGVHRLVRISPYDSNARRHTSFSSIWVYPVVDESIQIDINESDCRIDTYRSSGAGGQHVNTTDSAVRITHMPSGIVVQCQQERSQHKNRAKAWDMLRARLYEAELKKREEAANAEAASKTDIGWGHQIRSYVLQPYQLVKDLRTGVESTSPGDVLDGELNEFMEAALAHRVNGGADAAVDDLS; from the exons ATGCGCAGCGAAATCGAGAACATCGTCGACGAAATCAAGCAGGCCATAAGCCTGCTGAGGAGGCATCTT GACTGGGATCAGGCGGTAAGGCGGCTGGACTGGCTGAACAACAAAGCGGAAGACCCGTCGCTCTGGAACGACGCGGCCGAGGCGCAGAAGCTGATGCGGGAGCGCCAGCAGCTCGACGACGGCATCAATGGACTGCGCCGCTTCGAACAGCAGCTCAACGACAACATCGAGCTTATCGAGCTCGGTGAAGAGGAGGGCGACTCTGCGATCGTAGCGGAGGCCGAGGAAGCGCTCCGCCAGCTGCGCGGCGAGGCGGCCAAGAAGCAGGTCGAAGCCATGCTTTCAGGCGAGGCCGATCAGAATGACACCTACCTCGAAGTTCATTCGGGCGCCGGCGGCACGGAAAGCCAGGACTGGGCGAACATGCTGCTTCGCATGTACACCCGATGGGCCGAACGCCAGGGCTACAAGGTCGAGCTGATGGAAATCCAGGACGGGGAAGAAGCGGGCATCAAATCGGCCACGCTCCTCGTCAAGGGGCATAATGCCTATGGCTGGCTGAAGACGGAATCGGGCGTGCACCGGCTCGTCCGCATTTCGCCCTATGACAGCAATGCCCGCCGTCATACGTCCTTTTCGTCCATCTGGGTCTATCCCGTGGTGGATGAGTCAATCCAGATCGACATCAACGAAAGCGATTGCCGGATCGACACCTACCGCTCGTCGGGCGCCGGCGGCCAGCACGTCAACACGACTGATTCGGCGGTCCGCATCACCCATATGCCGAGCGGCATCGTGGTGCAGTGCCAGCAGGAGCGCTCGCAGCACAAGAACCGCGCCAAAGCATGGGACATGCTCCGCGCACGGCTCTACGAGGCCGAACTGAAAAAGCGCGAGGAAGCGGCCAACGCGGAGGCGGCGTCGAAGACCGATATCGGATGGGGTCACCAGATCCGCTCCTATGTCCTGCAGCCCTACCAGCTGGTGAAGGACTTGAGGACTGGCGTGGAAAGCACCAGCCCGGGCGACGTGCTCGACGGTGAACTGAACGAGTTCATGGAGGCAGCCCTCGCGCATCGCGTCAACGGTGGTGCGGACGCGGCCGTCGACGACCTGAGCTGA
- a CDS encoding N-acetylmuramoyl-L-alanine amidase, with product MQAMGCHCGVRMLVAAFAAVLLLLSPGPGVRAGEPMPLLAYAARIAGDDARTRLVIEFDREPAFSVHYVANPVRVIVDLPETSFGLKPESLEPRGLFDAIRYGGMGAGASRLVLSAKGSTEVTHAEVIPMEDGKGFRLVLDAERVDQDRFDKLLAEQQWTGTVRAVKTDRPAVAPPKAGAFVVAIDAGHGGIDTGAIGGVTKTEEKHVTLAFARELVETLNREAGIEAFLTRDRDEFLSLPQRVQIARQRGSNLFISVHADTLRQKDIRGATVYTISDKASDHLAADLAARENLSDEIAGIPLESEPAEVADILIDLTRRETQAFSVNLARSVISSFEGQIKLINNPHRHAGFRVLQAPDVPSVLLELGFLSNKEDEKQLLDPQWRKKVSALLADAVRRYRNTAVANGG from the coding sequence GTGCAGGCGATGGGGTGCCATTGCGGTGTACGCATGCTGGTGGCTGCTTTCGCTGCCGTTCTGCTTCTCTTGTCACCCGGGCCGGGCGTGCGCGCCGGGGAGCCGATGCCTCTCCTTGCCTATGCCGCGCGGATCGCCGGCGACGATGCCCGCACGCGTCTGGTGATCGAGTTCGATCGCGAGCCGGCCTTTTCCGTCCACTACGTCGCCAATCCCGTTCGCGTCATCGTCGATCTGCCGGAAACGTCGTTCGGGCTGAAGCCGGAAAGCCTGGAGCCTCGCGGGCTGTTCGATGCCATCCGCTATGGTGGAATGGGGGCAGGGGCTTCGCGGCTTGTGCTCTCCGCCAAGGGATCGACCGAGGTGACGCACGCGGAAGTAATACCGATGGAGGACGGAAAGGGCTTCCGCCTCGTGCTTGATGCCGAGAGGGTCGATCAGGACCGCTTCGACAAGCTGCTGGCCGAGCAGCAGTGGACGGGTACCGTGCGCGCCGTCAAGACCGACCGCCCGGCCGTCGCGCCCCCGAAAGCCGGCGCCTTCGTGGTTGCCATAGATGCCGGCCATGGCGGGATCGATACCGGTGCGATCGGCGGCGTCACCAAAACCGAGGAGAAACATGTGACTTTGGCTTTCGCGAGGGAGCTGGTGGAAACGCTCAATCGCGAAGCCGGCATAGAGGCGTTTCTGACCCGGGACCGCGACGAGTTTCTGTCCCTGCCTCAGCGCGTGCAGATCGCACGCCAGCGGGGCTCCAACCTGTTCATTTCCGTTCACGCCGATACGTTGCGGCAAAAGGATATTCGCGGCGCCACGGTGTACACCATCTCCGACAAGGCATCCGACCACCTGGCGGCCGATCTTGCCGCGCGCGAAAATCTCTCCGACGAGATTGCCGGGATACCGCTCGAAAGCGAACCCGCGGAAGTCGCCGACATCCTTATCGATCTCACCCGCCGCGAAACGCAGGCCTTCTCGGTCAATCTCGCCCGAAGCGTCATTTCCTCGTTCGAAGGGCAGATCAAGCTGATCAACAATCCGCACCGCCATGCGGGCTTCCGGGTCCTGCAGGCGCCCGACGTGCCGTCGGTGCTGCTCGAACTCGGCTTCCTGTCGAACAAGGAGGACGAGAAGCAACTGCTCGATCCGCAGTGGCGCAAGAAGGTATCCGCGCTGTTGGCCGATGCTGTACGGCGCTACAGGAATACGGCGGTTGCAAACGGCGGTTGA
- a CDS encoding LysR family transcriptional regulator, whose product MQDLNDIALFAAVVKHHGFSAAARDLNVPKSKLSKHVARLEEQLGVRLLERSTRKLRMTEIGRIFYEHAQGLLDGVAAAEAEIAAVRAEPTGVVRLACPIGFTPMLADILPAFHRRYPGVRLLITATNRRIDLIEERIDVALRARDQLDTDSQLIVRKFGEVRQRLAASPTLLARLGEITTDNLSQMPTLSMNEQHPNDVWRLVHTSGGAIEIAHRPVIGCSDFLILERAAIEGMGIALLPDHICERAFRTGALVPVLPEWTSGNVMVHLVFPSRHGLLPATRALIDYLAENLIKALERCREVDPRPAASFDI is encoded by the coding sequence ATGCAGGATCTCAACGATATCGCGCTCTTCGCCGCGGTCGTCAAACACCATGGCTTCAGCGCCGCTGCGCGCGACCTGAACGTGCCGAAATCCAAGCTCAGCAAACATGTCGCGCGCCTGGAGGAACAATTGGGCGTCCGGCTGCTTGAGCGCTCGACCCGCAAGCTGCGGATGACCGAAATCGGCCGCATCTTCTACGAGCACGCCCAGGGCCTGCTCGACGGCGTGGCCGCAGCCGAAGCCGAAATCGCGGCCGTACGCGCCGAACCGACAGGCGTCGTCCGACTGGCCTGCCCGATCGGCTTCACGCCGATGCTCGCCGACATCCTGCCCGCTTTCCACCGCAGATATCCCGGCGTCCGGCTGCTGATCACTGCGACCAACCGGCGAATCGACCTCATTGAGGAACGGATCGACGTCGCCTTGCGTGCGCGCGATCAGCTCGACACTGACAGCCAGCTGATCGTTCGCAAATTCGGCGAGGTGCGCCAACGCCTCGCCGCCAGCCCTACGCTTCTCGCGCGCCTTGGCGAGATCACGACCGACAACCTCTCGCAAATGCCGACGCTGTCGATGAACGAGCAGCATCCGAACGACGTCTGGCGGCTCGTACACACAAGCGGGGGAGCGATCGAGATCGCTCACCGGCCTGTCATCGGCTGCAGCGACTTTCTCATCCTCGAGCGCGCCGCCATCGAAGGCATGGGAATAGCGCTGCTGCCCGACCATATCTGCGAGCGCGCCTTCCGCACCGGCGCCCTCGTTCCGGTTCTGCCTGAGTGGACCTCCGGCAACGTCATGGTGCACCTCGTCTTCCCCTCGCGTCACGGCCTGCTGCCTGCGACCCGCGCACTCATCGACTATCTGGCGGAAAATCTGATCAAGGCGCTGGAGCGCTGCCGCGAGGTCGACCCGAGGCCGGCGGCATCGTTCGATATCTGA
- a CDS encoding IS3 family transposase (programmed frameshift) — MSKHSRAFKQSVVEFYLRGNDGYGKVGAEFGIDHSTVRKWVAIYEVHGVAGLSKKFSSYDAEFKLSVLKRMWEDGLSYRQTAALFNIRNAGCLSDWERRYETGGIDALAPRRRGTPRMMPEPPLPKQPQAPQNDETKSRAELLAELNYLRMENAYLKKPGGLNAGTTSAQKAQVVQALRPFYPLEAVLKLAGLSRSTFYYQQKMASLAERHAALRERIKAIFAFHKGRYGYRRVTAAIRQLGQNVNHKTVQRLMVEMGLKSLVRPKKYRSYKGDAGRAAPDLLRRQFAADAANQKWVTDVTEFNVAGEKLHLSPVMDLFNGEIIAFETARRPAFKLVEGMLNKALERLKSKDRPILHSDQGWHYQMPAYQRRLQARNIAQSMSRKGNCLDNAAMESFFAVLKSEFFHPNRFDSIQSLKDGISDYIHYYNHQRIKLKLKGLSPVQYRTQSLIS; from the exons ATGTCCAAGCACAGCAGGGCTTTCAAGCAGTCTGTCGTTGAGTTTTATCTGCGCGGTAATGACGGTTACGGGAAGGTTGGCGCAGAGTTCGGGATCGACCATTCGACGGTCCGCAAATGGGTGGCGATCTACGAGGTGCACGGGGTTGCCGGTCTTTCAAAGAAGTTCAGTTCCTACGATGCGGAATTCAAGCTATCGGTCCTCAAGCGGATGTGGGAGGATGGGCTTTCCTACCGCCAGACGGCGGCGTTGTTTAACATCCGCAATGCGGGTTGCCTTTCGGATTGGGAGCGGCGCTACGAGACTGGCGGGATTGATGCCTTGGCCCCGCGCCGCAGAGGAACGCCCCGAATGATGCCCGAGCCGCCGCTGCCCAAGCAGCCGCAAGCGCCGCAGAACGATGAGACGAAGAGCCGCGCAGAATTGCTGGCGGAACTGAACTATCTGCGCATGGAGAACGCCTATCTAAAAAAAC CTGGAGGCCTTAACGCGGGAACAACCAGCGCCCAGAAAGCGCAAGTCGTCCAGGCGTTAAGGCCGTTCTATCCGCTTGAAGCCGTGCTCAAGCTGGCAGGGCTCTCGCGCAGCACGTTCTATTATCAGCAGAAGATGGCGTCGCTTGCTGAGAGGCATGCCGCGCTCAGGGAGAGGATCAAGGCCATCTTCGCCTTTCACAAGGGCCGCTACGGCTATCGCCGGGTCACCGCGGCGATCCGCCAGCTCGGGCAGAATGTCAATCACAAGACAGTCCAGCGCCTGATGGTCGAGATGGGGTTGAAATCGCTGGTGCGGCCGAAGAAGTACCGTTCCTACAAGGGCGACGCCGGGCGGGCGGCCCCTGACCTCCTCAGACGGCAATTTGCCGCTGACGCGGCCAATCAGAAATGGGTGACGGACGTCACCGAGTTCAATGTCGCCGGCGAGAAGCTCCATCTCTCCCCGGTGATGGACTTGTTCAACGGCGAGATCATCGCTTTCGAAACCGCCAGAAGGCCGGCCTTCAAGCTAGTGGAAGGCATGCTCAACAAGGCATTGGAAAGGCTCAAGAGCAAAGACAGGCCGATCCTGCACTCCGATCAGGGATGGCACTACCAAATGCCGGCCTATCAGCGCCGGCTACAGGCGCGGAACATCGCTCAGAGCATGTCCCGCAAAGGCAACTGTCTCGACAACGCCGCCATGGAGAGCTTCTTTGCCGTGCTCAAATCCGAGTTCTTCCACCCCAACCGGTTCGACAGCATCCAGAGCCTGAAGGACGGCATCAGTGACTATATCCACTATTACAATCATCAACGCATCAAGCTGAAACTAAAAGGACTGAGCCCTGTGCAATACAGAACCCAGTCCCTAATATCGTAG